A single region of the Oncorhynchus keta strain PuntledgeMale-10-30-2019 chromosome 37, Oket_V2, whole genome shotgun sequence genome encodes:
- the LOC118370081 gene encoding zinc finger protein 664-like — MRSLSYSPAKEEAVCWTEKETLVKEEKEEEDITIQKQVEVEAVTMKEEEKDITVKEQEDFTIKQEVEGEAVTVKEEEDSFRVKEGGVTVKEEEEEKEEDYVFGVKEEEGEMTVTSKKEDNGSLGPVSQRQHKASNGSKDELSHKMLLGNLALINTRERGDYCGSSGEPQLHHDADEAEKSLSTSEHLKKHQRKPTGKNSHYCSDCGKSYSRLDSLKVHQRIHTGDTAHCSDCGKRFTTIANLKIHQRIHTGEKPYSCDQCGKSFTHSSCLKVHQRTHTGEKPYSCDQCVKRFVTSSSLTIHQRTHTGEKPFGCDQCGKRFVSSSRLTIHQRTHTGEKPFSCSDCGKTFSKLYTLQLHQRIHTGDKVYSCNQCRKSFNRSSLLKVHQRTHTGEKSFIAVINVGGDLLHIAV, encoded by the exons ATGAGGTCACTAAGCTATTCTCCTGCTAAAGAAGAGGcggtctgctggacggagaaagaaactctcgtgaaagaggagaaggaagaggaggatattacaatacaaaaacaagtagaggtTGAGGCTGTTACcatgaaagaagaagagaaagacattacagtgaaagaacAGGAGGATTTTACAATAAAACaagaagtagagggtgaggctgttacagtgaaagaagaggaagactcgttcagagtgaaagaggggggtgttacagtaaaagaagaggaggaagagaaagaggaggattatgtttttggagtgaaagaggaggagggagagatgactgTTACATCGAAAAAGGAGGACAATGGATCTCTGGGGCCGGTTTCCCAAAGGCAACATAAGGCGTCCAATGGTTCTAAAGATGAACTTAGCCATAAAATGCTTTTAGGAAACCTAGCCCTGATTAACACTA gagagagaggtgactattgtggatcctctggggagcctcagcTACATCATGACGCTgacgaggcagagaagagtctctccacatCAGAACACCTCAAGAAACACCAACGGAAACCCACAGGGAAGAATTCTCActactgctctgactgtgggaagagttacTCAAGATTAGATTCACTAAAAGTACACCAGAGAATTCACACAGGCGATACAGctcactgctctgactgtgggaagagattcacCACTATAGCAAACCTTAAAATACATCAGAGAATCcatacaggagagaaaccttatagctgtgatcaatgtgggaagagttttactcactCAAGCTGCCTGAAGGtacatcagagaacacacactggagagaaaccttatagctgtgatcaatgtgtgAAGAGATTTGTCACATCTAGTAGTCTGactatacaccagagaacacatacaggagagaaaccttttggttgtgatcaatgtgggaagagatttGTTTCATCTAGCCGCCTGactatacaccagagaacacacacaggggagaaaccgtttagttgctctgactgtgggaagaccTTTTCAAAATTATATACATTACAATTACACCAGAGAATTCACACTGGAGATAAAGTTTATAGCTGTAATCAATGTAGGAAGAGTTTTAATCGCTCAAGCTTGCTGAAGGtacatcagagaacacacactggagagaaatcttttatagctgtgatcaatgtgggaggaGATTTGTTACACATAGCAGTCTGA